The region CATCACTTAAGTTGGTCGCAAAAATTCCCGGATCATCTGAGTTTACAGTGACTAGAATGCCGGCGTTTAGCAGCTGGCGAATCGGATGATCTTCGTAAGTTTTGAAGGACTGAGTCAGATAATTGCTGATCGGGCAGACTTCCAGAGGAATGCGACGATCCCGGATAAAGTTCAAAACTTCTGGATTGCGCACGATTTGAATTCCGTGACCAATACGTTCTGCTCCTAGAATTTCGACGGAGTCCTTAACCCAGCTTGCGGCAAGGTCATTCGGTGTTTCACCTGAATGTACGGTTATGTGAAGTCCTGCTTTTTTTGCCTTTTGAAAAAGTGGAGCAAATACTTTTGGATCAAACCCCTCTTCGTTGTCAGCCAAGTCCAGAGCGACAAAGCTGTCTTTGTGGTTGATGGCGAAATCCACAACTTTTTCCGCAATCTCTAAGGGCTTTACTCGTTGCACGATACAGATCATTCCTACCGCGATCGCGAAATTCTTTTGCGCCATCTTTACGCCCTTAACCAGGGCCTCATGGATTTTATCGAAATTCAAATTGCTGTGGCCTTCTGCAATAAAAGTAGGCGCGTAACGCAGCTCAAGGAGGCGAATACCATCATTGAAGGCATCCTCGCAGGCTTCATAAGCAATACGTGTGAGGATTTCTTCGCTTGCGAGTACTTTTTGAGCATTTAGGAACTTGTTGAGGACACTCCCGAGATCATTCATGGGTTCAGTAATCAGGAATTGATCTTTTTGCCCCTGTGAAGTCGATGCCAAGGGAATCCCCACCTGGGGCGCGAGTTCAACCAGTGTGCTCCAACGCACTGAGCAGTCTAGATGGCGGTGAAGCTCTACTTTTAAAAGATCGCGAATGTTATTGGCGTACAGCTTTTGCATTTGAAGTTCCTCTGCTTGGGAAGTAGAACATTATTCTATGACTGAA is a window of Bdellovibrio sp. SKB1291214 DNA encoding:
- the add gene encoding adenosine deaminase, translating into MQKLYANNIRDLLKVELHRHLDCSVRWSTLVELAPQVGIPLASTSQGQKDQFLITEPMNDLGSVLNKFLNAQKVLASEEILTRIAYEACEDAFNDGIRLLELRYAPTFIAEGHSNLNFDKIHEALVKGVKMAQKNFAIAVGMICIVQRVKPLEIAEKVVDFAINHKDSFVALDLADNEEGFDPKVFAPLFQKAKKAGLHITVHSGETPNDLAASWVKDSVEILGAERIGHGIQIVRNPEVLNFIRDRRIPLEVCPISNYLTQSFKTYEDHPIRQLLNAGILVTVNSDDPGIFATNLSDDYEVLHRVHAFTAEDFKRCNQIAFDVSFIPDAEKNKFKKDFF